In one Lolium rigidum isolate FL_2022 chromosome 3, APGP_CSIRO_Lrig_0.1, whole genome shotgun sequence genomic region, the following are encoded:
- the LOC124698322 gene encoding phylloplanin-like: MAASKNLLLAALLLIVAVGFAPHGAEANKAPLALIAGVVPCSAGSSINAATVPAFPNAAVQLMCSGKVMASTKTDHSGAFTMNMGTVTTQLLAPLLGNQCKVVVVTPLAACDASLASVTGTLTAPVQLLGDSGSGSGSGSGGLGGLGGLIGLIGQIVGGLLGGIINIIPLPFSVV; this comes from the exons ATGGCAGCCTCCAAGaaccttctcctcgccgctctccTCCTCATCGTGGCCGTCGGCTTCGCACCCCACGGTGCCGAGGCGAACAAGGCTCCCCTTGCCCTCATCGCCGGCGTGGTGCCATGCAGCGCGGGGAGTTCCATCAACGCGGCCACGGTTCCGGCGTTCCCCA ACGCCGCCGTGCAGCTGATGTGCAGCGGCAAGGTGATGGCCAGCACGAAGACGGACCACAGCGGAGCCTTCACCATGAATATGGGCACGGTCACCACGCAGCTGCTCGCCCCTCTGCTCGGCAACCAGTGCAAGGTGGTGGTGGTCACCCCGCTGGCCGCATGCGACGCGTCCCTGGCCAGCGTCACCGGCACGCTGACTGCGCCCGTGCAGCTCCTCGGTGACAGCGGCAGTGGCAGTGGCAGCGGCAGCGGTGGTCTCGGAGGCCTCGGCGGTCTGATTGGCCTCATCGGCCAGATCGTCGGCGGCCTGCTAGGCGGCATCATTAACATCATCCCCTTGCCCTTCTCCGTCGTCTAG